ATCAGAGTGAATGCCATTTCTGCTGGTCCAATTAGAACTTTAGCATCTTCTGGAATAAGCAATTTTCACTTCATATCAGAATGGAACAGAAATAATTCTCCACTAAGGCGCAACACTACAATAGAAGACGTTGGAAAAGCAGCACTGTATTTGCTAAGTGACTTAAGTAGCGGCACCACTGGGGAAGTTTTACATGTTGATTCAGGGTATAACGTGGTAGGGATGAAAGCAATTGATTAGTTCAAAGTTGAGTGTGAGAAAAAAGCCTTTCTAAAACTGGTAATATGATTTATAGTTGATAATGCAGTGTTTAAATACTTTATGCTCAAGAAATTAGCTTGGTATTGGTCCTTTGTAGAATTAATTAAAGGGTTTATTATTACGCTTAGGTATGCGTTTAAACCAAAGGTGACACTTAGGTACCCTATGGAGAAGGGACCTCTAAGTCCAAGATTTCGTGGTGAGCATGCGTTGCGTAGATATTCAAACGGCGAAGAACGATGCATAGCTTGTAAACTATGTGAAGTTATCTGCCCTGCCCAAGCGATAGTTATTGAAGCAGAAGAAAGAGAAGATGGCAGCCGTCGCACTACGCGTTATGATATTGACATGACGAAGTGCATATATTGTGGGCTTTGCCAGGAGGCATGTCCGGTCGATGCAATTGTCGAGGGCCCTAATTTTGAGTTCGCAACAGAAACTAGGGAGGAGCTAATGTACAACAAAGAAAAGTTATTGCGTAATGGTGACATTTGGGAAGAAGCAATTGCACTCAGATTGAAAAAGGATAGGTCATATCACTAATGTTAAGAATTTATAATATTAAACCTCTGTTATTCCGGTATTCTTTCGTGTCATCCAAGTAGCTCCACTTCCTGTCATGTCAGTGCCTTCTCCTGTCATCCCAGTGCGTGACACACAACTGTACAAACATTGCAATTAGCAGGTAATTTGCGTAACAGACGGTGTCATCCCAGTGCTCCGACACTGGGATCCAGTTTTCCATAAAAATGGTGCATTTTAACATAACTTTTATGCCCACTAGCCTAATAAAGTTCCTGGATTCCAGCGTCACGTGCTGGAATGACACCACTTGTTGTAAAAACAAATGTTCGTTCATAGATTGCAACTAGCTATAAATATTTAAGAAATTTACCAAGCGAGAAAAAAAGCAAAAGAAAC
This portion of the Wolbachia endosymbiont of Ctenocephalides felis wCfeF genome encodes:
- a CDS encoding NADH-quinone oxidoreductase subunit I, with the protein product MLKKLAWYWSFVELIKGFIITLRYAFKPKVTLRYPMEKGPLSPRFRGEHALRRYSNGEERCIACKLCEVICPAQAIVIEAEEREDGSRRTTRYDIDMTKCIYCGLCQEACPVDAIVEGPNFEFATETREELMYNKEKLLRNGDIWEEAIALRLKKDRSYH